The window AACCACCGTGGAGGTTACAGACCCTACCAATGAGATTATAAACAAAGGGAAAATGTTCTAGCACTTTAAACATCTTACAGtgcataatttttactttttttttttttcagattgggAAATGAGGTTCATTGaggaagagttaaaaaaatttttttaagactgaatctcattatgttgccctgggtagagtgctgtggcttcacagctcacagcaacctcaaactcttaggcttaagtgattctcttgcctcagccttctaagtagctgggactataggagcttgtcacaacacctggctattttttggttgcagttgtcattgttggttggcaggcctgggctggattcgaacttgccagttccagtgtatgtggctggcaccctagctgctgtgCTGAAGGCGTCATGCCAGTAGAGTAAATTTTAAGCGGAGAAGGGACTTGAACAGGGGTCTGCAGATTCCACAGTTAATTGTCTTTTCATCAAATCGCCATTCCATTAATAGATGTAGAAGTCTTAACTTACATGTAGGGGTCACTCTTTGGATGACCCCTAATTGTcataaggaaaagagaagatgttaatctcatttttaatcttctatttccatctttactACAGAAGGAATTACACTAAATCTGAGATGGAGACCTTCTCTTTGTTACTACTCGGCCTGGGGTTGGTTCTTACAGGAGTTTCAGAAAACATAACGGAGATAATTAAAGAAGAATTTACAAAGGAAGAGATACAACGTGACATGCCAAGAAGTTGCCAAGAAAAAACCATCGTTGAGGTATCAATGAACTTGACCCTGCTAGATAAAAATACCAGCCTCAGCACATCCAAGGATGCTATGTCTTCCTCATCAATGACATTTAGAAGGTTACATTATAGCATCCCCAAGGGAAATAGTTCAGGTGATGGCAAAGAGTGTTCCAATGATATGACAGTTTGGAGAAAAGTTTCAGAAGCTAATGGATCATGTGAGTTGAGCAATAACTTCATCCCTGGCTCCTTGGAAGTGATCCCTGGGGTCCACAAGGCCCCCAGCTGCAAGTTTGAACAGAATCGTGGCATAAGCTGCTGTGGGAGTCCAGAACTGGAGAATACTATATGCCAGCTCACTTCAGGCAAACAATTCCCCAGGTGCCCATACCACAGTGTTACTTCATTAAAGAAAATGTTGACCGTGCTGACAGGTCATTCTCTGATGAGCTGGCTAGTCAGTGGCTCTAAGTTGTAAATGACACTAGGGTCTAACTAAAGAAGGATATGTTCATGCccatttttgcttctttccttctATTATTTAGATGT is drawn from Nycticebus coucang isolate mNycCou1 chromosome 6, mNycCou1.pri, whole genome shotgun sequence and contains these coding sequences:
- the RNASE11 gene encoding probable ribonuclease 11, with protein sequence METFSLLLLGLGLVLTGVSENITEIIKEEFTKEEIQRDMPRSCQEKTIVEVSMNLTLLDKNTSLSTSKDAMSSSSMTFRRLHYSIPKGNSSGDGKECSNDMTVWRKVSEANGSCELSNNFIPGSLEVIPGVHKAPSCKFEQNRGISCCGSPELENTICQLTSGKQFPRCPYHSVTSLKKMLTVLTGHSLMSWLVSGSKL